Proteins from a genomic interval of Bradyrhizobium sp. CCBAU 53340:
- a CDS encoding fused MFS/spermidine synthase codes for MDSIVQPAATEQPSSLRNRLLLTIYTAAIFVSALLLFSVQPLFTKMVLPRLGGSPAVWSVAMVFFQSLLLAGYAYAHLLMQIKNRVVPVVVHLVLLTAAFITLPLGIASAYGEPPASGYAFWLLSLFVMSIGLPFFALAANNPLLQAWFVRTGHPDGQDPYFLYASSNIGSFLALLSYPFLLEPMFTLHAQNRLWTGGYGLLILLIAGCGMLLLRSSKTAVGDARTEDASAPAPGILTRLRWIFLAAVPSGLLIAVTAHISTDVAAAPLLWVLPLSLYLLTWVLVFQSRPLLPHKWMLMLQPVAIAGVIFLLAFGGEQNLLLTLGGHQLCFFVIAMACHGELARTRPAARYLTGFYVALSFGGMVGGLFAGLVAPFTFSWIAEYPILVALAALCRPSANERLAGIVRWYWLALAALAAALVAPSYMTGDLSTWFEDHRVWVAGAVGVLAALLALALNAGRWKIFATVALALVLTRVYPADEGRVTTVRSFFGVHKIVVTPGGYFHVLMHGTTIHGAERFRNNDGTPVTGRPEPITYYHKDGGIGQAITAIRERKGAPLKVAAIGVGSGTLACAAEPGEDWKFFEIDQSMVDAARDPKNFRYISSCMPDLKPVIGDARLTFAREPDGVYDLIIVDAYSSDAIPIHLATQEAMKIYKDKLAPHGAVVMHVSNRHLDLEPVVVGIADANDLKSWVYDEDSGRDADYIFSTDVVISAREAEDVGKLASSKRWEETDADEKVRVWTDDYSNILGALYRRLRYGEQ; via the coding sequence ATGGATTCGATCGTGCAACCCGCCGCCACGGAGCAGCCGTCTTCTTTACGCAACCGACTGCTGCTGACGATCTACACGGCCGCGATCTTCGTCAGCGCGCTGTTGCTGTTCTCGGTGCAGCCGCTGTTCACGAAAATGGTGCTGCCGCGGCTCGGCGGTTCGCCGGCAGTGTGGTCGGTGGCGATGGTTTTCTTCCAGTCGTTGCTGCTGGCGGGCTACGCCTATGCGCATCTGCTCATGCAGATCAAGAACCGCGTGGTGCCGGTCGTGGTGCATCTGGTGCTGCTGACCGCGGCCTTCATCACGCTGCCGCTCGGCATCGCCAGCGCCTATGGCGAGCCGCCCGCGTCCGGCTACGCATTCTGGCTGCTCAGCCTGTTCGTGATGTCGATCGGGCTGCCGTTCTTCGCGCTCGCCGCCAACAATCCACTGCTGCAGGCCTGGTTCGTCCGCACCGGTCACCCTGACGGTCAGGATCCGTACTTCCTCTATGCCTCCTCCAACATCGGCAGCTTCCTTGCGCTGCTGTCCTATCCGTTCCTGCTGGAACCGATGTTCACGCTGCACGCGCAGAACCGGCTCTGGACCGGCGGCTATGGTCTTCTGATTCTGCTGATTGCAGGCTGCGGCATGCTGTTGCTCCGCTCGTCGAAGACTGCGGTGGGCGATGCGCGGACCGAAGACGCAAGCGCGCCGGCTCCAGGCATCTTGACGCGGCTGCGCTGGATCTTCCTCGCCGCGGTGCCGTCGGGCCTGCTCATCGCGGTCACCGCACACATCTCGACCGACGTCGCGGCCGCACCGCTGCTGTGGGTGCTGCCGCTGTCGCTCTATCTGCTGACCTGGGTTCTGGTGTTCCAGTCGCGGCCGCTGCTGCCGCACAAATGGATGCTGATGCTGCAGCCGGTGGCGATCGCTGGCGTCATCTTCCTACTGGCGTTCGGCGGTGAGCAGAATCTGCTGCTCACGCTCGGCGGTCATCAATTGTGCTTCTTCGTCATCGCCATGGCCTGCCACGGCGAATTGGCACGGACGCGCCCCGCAGCCAGATATCTCACCGGCTTCTATGTCGCGCTGTCGTTCGGCGGCATGGTCGGTGGCCTGTTTGCCGGCCTGGTCGCGCCCTTCACCTTCTCCTGGATCGCCGAATACCCGATCCTGGTCGCGCTCGCCGCGCTGTGCCGGCCGTCGGCAAACGAGCGTCTTGCGGGCATCGTGAGGTGGTACTGGCTGGCGCTTGCCGCGCTCGCCGCGGCGCTCGTTGCGCCGTCCTACATGACGGGCGATCTCTCGACCTGGTTCGAGGATCACCGCGTCTGGGTCGCCGGCGCCGTCGGCGTGCTCGCAGCGCTGCTGGCGCTGGCACTCAATGCCGGCCGCTGGAAGATCTTTGCCACCGTCGCGCTCGCACTGGTGTTGACGCGGGTCTATCCGGCTGACGAGGGCCGCGTCACCACCGTGCGCAGCTTCTTCGGCGTCCACAAGATCGTGGTGACGCCGGGTGGCTATTTCCACGTGCTGATGCACGGCACCACGATTCACGGTGCCGAGCGCTTCCGCAACAACGACGGCACGCCGGTCACCGGCCGTCCCGAGCCGATCACCTATTATCACAAGGATGGCGGCATCGGTCAGGCCATCACCGCGATCCGCGAACGCAAGGGCGCGCCGCTGAAGGTCGCGGCGATCGGCGTCGGCTCGGGCACGCTCGCCTGCGCCGCCGAGCCGGGCGAGGACTGGAAATTCTTCGAGATCGACCAGTCCATGGTCGATGCCGCGCGCGACCCCAAGAATTTCCGCTACATCTCGAGCTGTATGCCGGACCTGAAGCCGGTGATCGGCGACGCGCGTCTCACCTTCGCCAGGGAGCCTGACGGCGTCTACGACCTCATCATCGTCGACGCCTATTCGTCGGATGCGATCCCGATACATCTGGCCACCCAGGAGGCGATGAAGATCTACAAGGACAAGCTTGCCCCGCACGGCGCCGTGGTGATGCACGTCTCCAACCGGCATCTCGATCTCGAGCCCGTGGTGGTGGGAATCGCCGATGCCAACGATTTGAAGAGTTGGGTCTATGACGAGGATTCGGGCCGCGACGCCGACTACATCTTCTCGACCGACGTCGTCATCTCCGCGCGTGAGGCGGAAGACGTCGGCAAGCTGGCATCGTCCAAGCGGTGGGAGGAGACCGACGCCGACGAGAAGGTACGGGTCTGGACCGACGACTATTCCAACATCCTCGGCGCACTGTACCGGCGCCTGCGGTACGGCGAGCAGTAG
- a CDS encoding glycerophosphodiester phosphodiesterase, which produces MTGTAMAFDLEAHRGGRALMPENTLPAFANALTMGVDTLELDVGVTADGEVVVSHERGLNPDLARDANGAYVAAPGTPFVKLRFADVRTYDVGQIRPDSAYAKQFPEQRAVPGTRIPTLKELFALVRKSGNERVRFNIETKIDPDRPDESLGPQAFVTKLLGVIEDEKLSDRVMIQSFDWRTLLLVQQQAPKIPTVYLTLQRGSAPTNALDKATSWTAGFNPADHGGSLPRTIKAAGGAVWSPYFGDVTAALVTEAHTLALRVVVWTVNKPDDMARMIEFGVDGIISDRPDLLRQVAGEKGIALPAGTPVQP; this is translated from the coding sequence ATGACTGGCACAGCGATGGCTTTCGATCTCGAGGCGCACCGCGGCGGACGGGCGCTGATGCCGGAAAATACCCTGCCGGCCTTTGCCAATGCGCTGACGATGGGCGTCGACACGCTGGAGCTCGACGTGGGCGTGACCGCCGACGGCGAAGTCGTCGTGTCGCATGAGCGCGGGCTCAATCCCGATCTCGCGCGGGATGCGAACGGCGCCTATGTCGCGGCACCAGGCACGCCCTTCGTCAAGCTCCGGTTCGCCGATGTCAGGACCTATGACGTCGGCCAGATCCGGCCGGACAGCGCCTACGCCAAGCAGTTTCCCGAGCAGCGCGCCGTGCCGGGGACACGCATTCCCACGCTGAAGGAGCTGTTCGCGCTGGTGCGCAAATCCGGCAACGAGCGCGTGCGCTTCAATATCGAGACCAAGATCGATCCGGATCGTCCCGATGAATCGCTGGGGCCGCAAGCCTTCGTCACGAAGCTGCTCGGGGTGATCGAGGACGAAAAACTCTCCGACCGCGTCATGATCCAGTCGTTCGACTGGCGGACGCTGCTCCTCGTCCAGCAGCAGGCCCCGAAAATTCCAACCGTGTACCTGACGTTGCAGCGCGGCTCGGCACCGACGAACGCCCTCGACAAGGCCACCAGCTGGACGGCGGGTTTCAACCCGGCCGATCACGGTGGCTCGCTGCCGCGCACCATCAAGGCCGCGGGCGGTGCGGTGTGGTCGCCCTATTTCGGCGATGTGACGGCGGCACTTGTTACGGAGGCCCATACGCTCGCGTTGCGCGTCGTGGTCTGGACCGTCAACAAGCCCGACGACATGGCGCGGATGATCGAGTTCGGCGTCGACGGCATCATCTCCGACAGGCCGGACCTGTTGCGGCAGGTCGCCGGCGAGAAGGGAATCGCGCTGCCGGCGGGGACGCCGGTCCAGCCGTAA
- a CDS encoding L,D-transpeptidase, which yields MRSFFIAFTSLILVSAGTAQAKVDITIDKDNQQMTVVVDGVTRYHWPVSTGIPSRETPNGAFRAFRMEEDHYSKEFDDAPMPHSIFFTKIGHAIHGTDSVGRLGTPASHGCVRLSRQNASTLYALVQEQGVLNTTVTLTGSAQVALARNPRGRNAVARAGQPGEEQYATTGDPVNLTPPAQPARRYMPQDDNYIYPADGSDTGARYPAPRPINRPYGTQVYQQLPQPQPYYDQGYGQQGYYYQQQPRQYYQPRNYDYQN from the coding sequence ATGCGTTCATTTTTTATTGCTTTCACTTCGCTGATACTTGTGAGCGCGGGCACCGCGCAGGCCAAGGTCGACATCACCATCGACAAGGACAATCAGCAGATGACCGTCGTGGTCGACGGCGTCACGCGCTACCACTGGCCGGTCTCGACCGGCATCCCCTCGCGCGAAACGCCGAACGGCGCCTTCCGCGCCTTCCGCATGGAAGAGGATCACTACTCCAAGGAATTCGACGACGCGCCGATGCCGCACTCGATCTTCTTCACCAAGATCGGGCACGCCATCCATGGCACCGACTCGGTCGGCCGTCTCGGCACGCCGGCGTCCCATGGCTGCGTGCGGCTCTCGCGCCAGAATGCCTCGACGCTTTACGCGCTGGTGCAGGAGCAGGGCGTCCTCAACACCACGGTGACGTTGACCGGCTCGGCGCAGGTGGCGCTGGCGCGCAATCCGCGCGGTCGCAATGCAGTGGCTCGCGCCGGGCAGCCGGGCGAGGAGCAGTATGCGACGACAGGCGATCCCGTGAATCTGACGCCACCGGCGCAGCCCGCCCGCCGCTACATGCCGCAGGATGACAATTACATCTATCCGGCCGACGGCAGCGACACCGGAGCGCGCTACCCGGCACCGCGTCCGATCAACCGCCCCTACGGCACCCAAGTCTATCAGCAGCTGCCGCAACCGCAGCCCTATTACGACCAGGGCTATGGCCAGCAAGGCTACTATTATCAGCAGCAGCCTCGCCAGTATTATCAGCCGCGCAACTACGACTACCAGAACTGA
- a CDS encoding ABC transporter permease has translation MNHRAIRAIYLFEMARTWRTLLQSIVSPVVSTSLYFVVFGAAIGSRISQVEGVSYGTFIVPGLIMLSVLTQSISNASFGIYFPKFTGTIYEILSAPISYFEIVLGYVGAAATKSIILGLIILATAGLFVPLHIHHPVWMLAFLVLTAVTFSLFGFIIGIWADGFEKLQMIPMLVVTPLTFLGGSFYSIDMLPPTWRTVALLNPVVYLISGFRWSFYEIADVSVAVSIGMTAAFLVICLAVIWWIFRTGYRLKN, from the coding sequence ATGAACCACCGGGCCATCCGCGCCATCTATCTGTTCGAAATGGCGCGCACCTGGCGCACACTGCTGCAAAGCATCGTCTCGCCGGTGGTATCGACCTCGCTCTATTTCGTGGTGTTCGGCGCGGCGATCGGCTCGCGCATCAGCCAGGTCGAAGGCGTCAGCTACGGCACCTTCATCGTGCCGGGCCTGATCATGCTCTCGGTGCTGACGCAAAGCATCTCCAACGCCTCGTTCGGCATCTACTTCCCGAAATTCACCGGCACGATCTACGAGATCCTGTCGGCGCCGATCTCCTATTTCGAGATCGTGCTCGGCTATGTCGGCGCCGCCGCGACCAAGTCGATCATCCTGGGCCTGATCATTCTGGCCACCGCCGGGCTCTTCGTTCCATTGCATATCCATCATCCGGTCTGGATGCTGGCCTTCCTGGTGCTGACGGCGGTGACGTTCAGCCTGTTCGGCTTCATCATCGGCATTTGGGCCGACGGGTTCGAAAAGCTGCAGATGATCCCGATGCTGGTGGTGACGCCGCTGACCTTCCTCGGCGGCAGCTTCTATTCCATCGACATGCTGCCGCCGACCTGGCGTACGGTGGCGCTGCTCAACCCGGTCGTCTATCTGATCTCGGGCTTCCGCTGGAGCTTCTACGAGATCGCCGATGTCAGCGTGGCCGTCAGCATCGGCATGACGGCGGCGTTTCTGGTGATTTGCCTCGCCGTGATCTGGTGGATCTTCCGGACCGGGTACCGGCTGAAGAACTGA
- a CDS encoding ABC transporter ATP-binding protein: MSSIISVANLSKTYGSGFKALKNVNLDIKRGEIFALLGPNGAGKTTLISIICGIANPSEGRILVGGEDIQTSYRKARSLIGLVPQELHTDAFESVWATVSFSRGLFGKPKNPAHIEKVLKDLSLWDKKDNKIITLSGGMKRRVMIAKALSHEPQVLFLDEPTAGVDVELRKGMWEVVRTLQQSGVTIILTTHYIEEAEEMADRIGVINKGEIVLVEDKATLMQKLGKKRLTLHLQGKLGALPESLAHYKLDLCDSGATLVYDYDTKGDRTGITSLLSDLRTAGIRFSDLDTTQSSLEDIFVDLVRAS; the protein is encoded by the coding sequence ATGTCCTCCATCATTTCCGTCGCCAATCTGTCGAAGACCTATGGGTCCGGCTTCAAGGCGCTCAAGAACGTCAATCTCGACATCAAGCGCGGCGAAATCTTTGCGCTGCTCGGCCCCAACGGCGCGGGCAAGACCACGCTGATCTCGATCATCTGCGGCATCGCCAATCCGAGCGAGGGACGGATCCTGGTCGGCGGCGAGGACATCCAGACCTCCTACCGCAAGGCGCGTTCGCTGATCGGCCTCGTGCCTCAGGAATTGCACACCGACGCCTTCGAGAGCGTGTGGGCGACCGTGAGCTTCTCCCGGGGCCTGTTCGGCAAGCCGAAGAATCCTGCCCATATCGAGAAGGTGCTGAAGGACCTCTCGCTCTGGGACAAGAAGGACAACAAGATCATCACGCTCTCAGGCGGCATGAAGCGCCGCGTGATGATCGCAAAAGCGCTGTCGCACGAGCCCCAAGTCCTGTTCCTGGACGAGCCGACCGCCGGTGTCGACGTCGAACTGCGCAAGGGCATGTGGGAGGTCGTGCGCACGCTGCAGCAATCCGGCGTCACCATCATCCTCACCACGCATTACATCGAGGAAGCCGAGGAGATGGCCGACCGCATCGGCGTCATCAACAAGGGAGAGATCGTTCTGGTCGAGGACAAGGCGACCTTGATGCAGAAGCTCGGCAAGAAGCGGCTGACGCTGCATTTGCAGGGCAAGCTCGGCGCCCTGCCCGAGAGCCTTGCCCACTACAAGCTCGATCTCTGCGACAGCGGCGCGACGCTGGTCTACGACTACGACACCAAGGGCGACCGCACCGGCATCACCAGCCTGCTCAGCGACCTCCGCACCGCCGGCATCCGTTTCAGCGATCTCGACACGACCCAATCGTCGCTCGAGGACATCTTCGTCGACCTCGTGAGGGCGTCATGA